A window of the Henckelia pumila isolate YLH828 chromosome 3, ASM3356847v2, whole genome shotgun sequence genome harbors these coding sequences:
- the LOC140893281 gene encoding dirigent protein 11-like, which produces MITLASSTILFPLLAAVPILYWALNHHKKTKITLYVHDYLTGDDSSAVTVGGRNGHATSILEFGTLLAVDDPVTEGPDIESKEIGRAQGMYINSQLDGKALHLMFSIIFTEGEYKGSSLEIQGSDIFAMKDREFSVVSGTGYFRFIKGYGILTTEMMDIKNLRAVLKLDITVKHF; this is translated from the coding sequence ATGATCACCCTCGCATCAAGCACCATATTATTCCCCCTCCTTGCCGCCGTGCCCATCCTCTACTGGGCACTAAACCACCACAAGAAAACCAAGATAACTCTCTACGTGCACGACTACCTAACCGGAGACGACTCCTCCGCCGTGACAGTTGGGGGACGAAACGGCCACGCCACCAGCATCTTGGAGTTCGGAACCCTTCTGGCGGTGGATGATCCGGTGACGGAAGGACCGGATATCGAGTCGAAAGAGATAGGAAGGGCTCAGGGGATGTATATAAACTCCCAGCTAGATGGGAAAGCGTTGCACTTGATGTTTTCTATTATATTTACGGAGGGGGAATACAAAGGGAGCAGCCTGGAGATTCAGGGGTCTGATATCTTCGCCATGAAAGATAGGGAGTTTTCGGTGGTGTCAGGAACAGGTTACTTTAGGTTTATCAAGGGTTATGGGATCTTGACCACGGAGATGATGGATATCAAGAATCTCAGAGCTGTTCTTAAGCTGGATATCACTGTTAAACACTTTTGA